The DNA segment CAAGCACCGGCAAAGGCCTATAATCCTTTTTTCATATACGGGGGCGTAGGTCTCGGAAAGACACATCTCATGCATGCTATTGGGCACTATATACTACAGCAGGATCCTACATGTAAGGTTGTGTATCTTTCTTCGGAAAAATTTACTAATGAACTAATAAACTCAATACGTGATGATAAAAACGTAGAATTTCGAAACAAATACAGAACAATAGATGTTCTTCTGATTGACGATATCCAATTTATAGCAGGAAAAGAGCGGACACAGGAAGAGTTTTTCCATACCTTCAATGCCTTGCATGATGCAAATAAACAATTGGTAATATCAAGTGACCGCCCGCCTAAAGAAATTCCGACACTGGAAGAGCGATTAAGATCAAGATTTGAATGGGGACTAATTACAGATATTCAGCCGCCAGATTTTGAAACTAGAATTGCTATTTTACAAAAAAAAGCTATGATGGAAAATCTTATAGTTCCAAATGATGTTATAAATTTTATAGCCACAAAGATCGAAACAAATATACGTGAGCTGGAAGGTGCTCTTATACGTGTTGTGGCCTATTCATCATTAACCGATTGCCCTATAGACATCGGGCTTGCCGAACAAGTACTAAAAGACATTCTTCCTGACGGAAAGCCAAAACAAGTCACATCAAAGCAAATTGTGGAAGAAGTTGGAAGTTATTTTTCTATTAGTCCGGAAGAATTTAAATCTAAAAAGCGAACTAAGGATTTGGCTTTTGCTCGCCAGGTAGCTATGTATTTATGCTGTGAACTGACAGACCTTTCTCTTCCGAAAATAGGAGAAGAATTTGGCGGTCGCGATCACACTACGGTTATACACGCAAGGGATAAAATAACGCGTGATATTCAGGAAGACTCGCAATTATCTAACGCTGTCGAAAGTTTAAAAAAGAAAATCCTTTATAGTTAATAAGCTGTGGAAATCCTTTGGACAACTTGTTTATAAAAAGTGGACAATTTTCGACTATCAACAGCCACTGTTAGTACTGTGAATAAAGTTATACCCATTCTCCACAGGTTATCCACATTAAAACATCATATATAACACTTATTAACATGATTTATCCACATATCCACAGCACTTACTACTACTACTACTAAATTAATATATTATTCATATAAGTATATTTTTATGACATATTTTTAAATTTCTTTTTGGAGGTAACACAATGAAAATTGTAATCAGCCGAAATGAACTCGCTTCAGGTATTTCTGCAGTTGAGAAATTTGTACCTTCGAAAACCCCTATATCAATACTTACCGGAATAAAGTTTTCAGCCTATGATGATTTTCTATGTCTATCAGCTACAAATCTTGACATGGGTATCGAATATAAAATCAAGAATGAATCTGACAAGCTAAGTATATTAGAAGGTGGAAGTATTGTAATTGGATCAAAAATTTTGTCGGAAATTGTTCGCCGAATATCCGAAAATACAGTGGAATTTGATATTCGCGAAAACAAGGCATATATATCATCAGGCCAATTTAACATGGTACTGCCCTGCTTTGATGCTATGGATTTTCCTGAAATTTCCAGAAATAATTCTTCTGATGGGATAAGACTAAGGCAAAGTATGTTTAAGGATATGATAAAAAGAACAATTTATGCACGAGCAGATGATACAACTTCTCGGCCGCAGTTAACAGGTGCTCTGATAGATTACAAAGACAATATTCTAAACATGGTAGCATTGGATGGATTTAGAATAGCTTGGTGCTGTGAGCAGTTAAATGAAACTGAAGCATCAGATATTAGAGAATTTAAAACTATAGTTCCAGGCGATACACTGCTTGAGATTTCAAGGATTTTTGAAGATGATGAACAAGCATATTTTGAATTATATGCAAGTAAGAACAGTGTAGAGTTTTTAACGGAAAAATTTCTAATAACGTCAAGGGTTTTAGATGGAGATTTTATTGATTACAAAACCGTTATGCAAATAAAACCCAAGACGACGGCAATTGTACCTACGGATGAACTCCGCTTGGCTGTAGAAAGAGCGAGTGTTCTTGCAAGAGAAGGTAATACCAATAATTTGGTAAAATTTTATATTGCAGAAAATTCTATAGAAGTTCAAGTGGAAACGGAATTGGGGCGCATCACTGATAAGGTTTTATGCAGCACAGAAGGTGAGGAAATGCTGATAGCCTTCAATGCAGGATTTTTTATTGATGCTCTAAAGACAATATTTTCACCTAAAATAAAATTGCATTTTTCCGATGAGACTGGGCCATGTATTATTACAGCTTTGGAAACTGATAATCACAAGAATTTTATTTTACCTGTAAGACTTAGAGGTGATAATTCTTGACGGAGTTGAAAGAAATTTTTATAAACACTGAAACGATTAATCTCGACCAATTTTTAAAATGGTCGGGGATTTTTTCCACCGGCGGTGAAGCCAAAATTGCAATAACAGAAGGCAATGTAAAAGTAAATGGTGAAATAGAAACCAAAAGGTCTAGAAAACTCAAAGTTTCTGATATGGTAGAAGTTAACGGTAACCGGCTGCTGGTGAACCGGAGGTAAAAGCGTGTATCTTTATAATTTAAGGTTATATGATTTTCGAAACTTTTTAGAATTGGATCTTGAATTTAAAAATGGAATTAATATTTTTTACGGGGATAATGCTCAAGGAAAGACCAATTTACTAGAGGCTATTTATTTTATAACAGAACTGAGAGCTACTCGAGCCTTTAGAGAGCAGGAAGTAATCAGGTATGATCAGCCGCTGGCTTTTTTAAAAGGGTTATTTAGTACAAAAGCAGGTGATATCGACAGACAAGTTACTATATACCGCAATCAAAAAAAGGAAGTTAAAGAGGGTGAAAACAAAAAAAGCCGATGGTCGGAACTTGATCCGAGTATAAGTGCGGTTTATTTCTCACCGGAGGACATTGACTTAGTCAAGGGCGAACCATCACTTCGCCGAAGATTTATAGATAATCTAATATACCGGATAAGGCCAAGCTTTTATAAATATTTACAAGGATACCAGCGGGTGCTTACGCAGCGAAATACACTTTTAAAGACTATAAAGATTAAACCAGGTATGACAAAAACTCTGGATCCTTGGGATGAACAGCTGTCAGAACTTGGCTCGCAGCTGATAAATGAAAGACTTAAGATGCTGCAAAGGATATCATCCTTATCGCAAGATTATTTTAAAACATTTACACATAAGCGGAATGATTTAAGAATCAGCTATCGAAGTGAGATTGATTTTAGTAATCCTGAACTAATTAAAGCAGATTATAAAAATAAGCTCATATTAAACAGGGAAAAAGACATAAACAGAAGTTTTACATCTGTTGGTCCTCACAGGGATGATATAGATTTTTTTATCGACGGGAAAAATATAAAACACTATGCCTCACAAGGTCAGCAAAGATTAACAGTTTTATGTTTAATGTTTGCCCAGAGAAATCTTTTATACACCGAAAAAGGCGAGTATCCGATACTGCTTTTAGATGATGTTATGTCGGAGCTTGACATACATCGCAGGCAGCTTATCTTGGGACAAGAGAATCATCAAGTATTTATTACGACAACCGATTTAAAATTCATTCCGGAGGAAATATTAGAAAAAAGCTTTTTATATCCGATAAAAGCTGGCACATTGGGGTGATAAAAAGTGGAAAAGATAGGAACAATACTGCTGAGTTCTTTAAAAAAAACCTGCATAGATAAAAGGCTTATGGAAGCTAGAATTTTTACAAGCTATGAATCCATGGTGGGAGAAAAAATCTCAAAGATTTCAAAACCCACATTTATGCAAAACAACACCCTTTTTATAGGTGTGGAAAATCACGTATGGCTGTACCAGCTTTATTTACTAAAACCTGATTTGATGTATAAGATTAACTCAAAATTGCCGTATCCGTTGGTGAAGGATATCAAATTTCAAATCCGTAATATAAAAAAATCAGAAAAACCTAAAGCAGAAGATATCGAAGTTAAAGATGATGAAGACATTAAAATTCCTGAAACTTGCATGAAAGTGATATATAATATAAGTTGTGACATCAATGATGAAGACTTAAGAAGGAGCTTTACAAGGCTGATGATAAAAGATATGAAAAATAAAATAAAAAAGGGGGAGAAAGATTGTTCATCCATATAGGCGGAGATGAAGTAGTTTTAACAAAAGATGTGATAATGATTCTTGATAAAACTGCTCTTTGTGCCAAGGATACGTCGGAATTTCTACAGGTATCTCGTGAAGAAGGATTTGTAACGGAAGATGAAAATTTATATAATAATGTCCGAGAAAATAAAAAAACAGCAGTGATATTGGATAAGAAGATATTATTTTCACCTATTTCCGCCACTACACTTTCAAAAAGGGCGGATTTTATAAAGAATCTTAAATAGGTTCGATGTGTGGAGGTTGTAAGTTTGGAAAAAAAGAATGTTTATGATGAAAATAAAATAGAAGTTTTAGAGGGCATTGAGCATGTAAGACTCAGGCCCGGCATGTATATAGGTTCTACCGACAGCCGAGGTCTACATCATTTGGTGTACGAAGTTGTGGATAACAGTATTGATGAGGCCATGGCCGGGTATTGCAAAAATATTAAGGTAACCATAAACAAGGATAATTCCGTTACCGTGGAAGATGATGGCAGAGGTATTCCGGTAAAAATCCAGCCAAAAGTAGGTAAATCGGCATTGGAAGTAGCACTTACTATGCTGCATGCCGGCGGAAAGTTTAACAGCGGAGGCTACAAGGTATCCGGAGGTCTTCACGGTGTAGGAGTTTCAGTGGTCAATGCCCTGTCTAGCTGGATGGAAGTGGAGGTAAAGCGCGATGGAGGCATCTTCTATCAAAAATATGAACGAGGTAAACCGGTAACAGATGTAATCAGAAAAGGAGATACTGAAGAAACAGGCACTAAAATAACTTTTATGCCTGATAATGAGATTTTTGAAGATACCGTCTTTTCTCAAGATATATTGACACAGCGATTAAGAGAGCAAGCTTTTCTAAACAGAGGTATAAGGATTGAGCTTTTTGATGAACGAACAGGTAATTCCAATGTGTTTCATTATGAGGGTGGTATAGTATCTTTTGTCAAGTATTTGAATCGGAAAAGGGATGTTCTGCATGAAAAACCTATCTACATGAGTGCTGCTCGAGATGATATGGAAGTTGAAGTGGCCATGCAGTATAATGATTCGTATTTAGAAACAGTGCTTACCTTTGCAAATAATATTAATACACATGAAGGCGGTACACATCTGAGCGGATTTCGTACAGCCCTTACCCGCAGTATGAATGATTATATGCGCAAGATGAATTTGTTAAAAGAGCAGGATGCAAATCTTTCCGGCGAGGATGTAAGGGAAGGGCTGACTGCGGTAATCAGTGTCAAGCTTACAAATCCTCAGTTCGAAGGTCAAACAAAGACCAAACTGGGCAACAGCGAAATTCGCAGCCTTGTTGATACTGTAGTAGGTGAGGGAATATCCCGGTTTTTAGAGGAAAATCCTGCCATAGCAAGGGTTATAGTGGAAAAGGCTTTGGGAGCAGCAAGAGCACGGGAGGCTGCCCGTAAAGCCCGGGAACTTACACGCCGTAAAACTGCTCTAGAACATACAACGCTGCCGGGGAAGTTAGCTGATTGCCGAGAAAGAGATCCCAGACTTTGCGAGCTATACCTGGTGGAAGGTGATTCTGCCGGAGGTTCCGCAAAGCAAGGACGAGATCCTCAAATTCAGGCTATACTGCCGCTGAGAGGCAAGATACTCAATGTAGAAAAAGCACGAATGGATAAGATTTTAAACAATGAAGAAATCAGGTCAATGATTACTGCACTGGGAACAGGCATTGGTGAGGAGTTTGATATAGAAAAACTGCGCTATCATAAGATAATCCTTATGGCTGATGCTGATGTAGACGGTGCACATATTCGTACCTTACTGCTTACATTTTTTTATAGATACATGCAGCCGCTTATTGAAGCAGGTAAGATATACATTGCCCAGCCGCCTCTATACAGAGTGGTTTTAGGTAAAAAGGATTACTATGCCTTTGATGACTTGGAGCTTTCAAAAATATTGGAAAGTCTTGGAAACAGCAGGGAAAGAGCCGAAATCAAGCGATTCAAAGGTCTTGGTGAAATGGCGGCAGAGCAGCTTTGGGAAACTACCATGAATCCCGAAACGCGCACCATTTTAAAAGTCAGTTTAGAAGATGCGGTAGCTGCTGATGAAATTTTTACAATACTTATGGGAGACAAGGTGGAACCTAGGCGGCAGTTTATCTTTGAACATGCGGCAGAGGTTCAAAATCTTGATATATAGGAGGGAGAGTTAAATGGCTGAACCAAAAGGAAAGATTATACCGGTTAAAATTGAAGAAGAAATGAAAAAATCATATATAGATTATTCCATGAGTGTTATTGTAGGTAGGGCTTTACCCGATGTAAGAGATGGTTTAAAACCCATTCATCGCAGAATTCTTTATGCAATGAGCCAGCTCTCTCTCACACCTGATAAACCTCACAGGAAATCCGCCACAATCGTGGGAGAGGTTATGGGTAATTATCACCCACATGGAGACGCTGCCATATATGATGCTATGGTGCGCTTGGCTCAGGATTTTTCCACCAGATACCTGCTGGTAGACGGGCATGGCAATTTTGGCTCAATAGATGGGGACCCGGCTGCGGCCATGAGGTATACGGAAGCTCGAATGACCAGAATATCTCTGGAGATGCTTTCTGACTTAAATAAGGATACGGTTGATTTTATACCCAATTATGATGAATCACTAGATGAACCCAGTGTGCTGCCTGCACGCTTCCCCAATCTTTTAGTAAACGGTTCTTCGGGTATTGCTGTGGGCATGGCTACCAATATACCGCCGCATAATCTTTCGGAGGTTATAGACGGCGTTATAATGATGATAGATAATCCTGATGTAACAGTAGAAGAACTGATGCAGGTTATTAAAGGACCGGATTTTCCCACAGGCGGAATAATAAAAGGATACAGCGGCATTAAAGATATGTATACAACAGGCAGGGGTTCTGTTGTAATGAGGGCTAAAGCCACTATCGAAGCTATGGACGCCACACGACATCGCATTATAGTTACCGAGATACCATATATGGTCAATAAGGCGCGAATGGTGGAAAAAATTGCGGAATTGGTTAGGGATAAAAAAATCGAAGGCATATCCGACCTTAGAGATGAGAGTGACCGTAAAGGAATCCGCATCGTGATGGATTTGAAAAGAGATGCAAATCCCCACATAATTTTGAACCAACTTTATAAACACACACAAATGCAAAGCACATTTGGTGCCATTATGCTGGCTCTTGTAGATAATAAACCGCGCGTGCTTAATCTGCGTGAGATGATTTATTACTATCTTGAACATCAGAAGGATGTTATCGTAAGAAGGACAAAATTTGATTTAGCCAAAGCTCAAGAAAGGATACACATTTTAGAAGGATTAAAGATAGCCCTTGACCATATCGATGAGGTAATCGCTATCATAAGAGGTTCTAAGGATGACGTTACAGCAAGGGATGCACTTATAAAGAATTTTGGTCTTAGTGAAAAACAGGCACAGGTTATACTTGATATGAGGCTTAAACGCCTTACCGCTTTGGAGCGAGAAAAGATTGATGAAGAGTATGCCGAACTCTTAAAGAAAATAGACTACTATCAAAAAATACTTTCAGATGAAAAAATAGTTTTATCCATTATCAAGGAAGAGCTTATCCAGATAAAACAAAAATATGGCGATGAGCGCAGAACTCACATAACTCATGATGAAGGCGATTTTGATATAGAAGATTTGATAGTTGAGGAAGATATAGTTATAACACAGACCCATTTCGGGTATGTGAAGCGCCAGCCAATTTCCGCATATCGCAGTCAGCGCCGAGGAGGCCGGGGAGTAACGGGAATTACCACTCGGGAAGAAGATTTCGTGGAACATATCTTTGTAGGTACAACTCATCATGTTGTAATGTTCTTTACAAACAAAGGAAATGTATACAAACTAAAGGCGTATGAAATCCCCGATACCAGTCGAACCGCACGAGGCACTGCCATAGTTAACCTGCTGCCGTTAAAACCCGATGAAAGAGTCAACACGATGATAACCATCAAGGATTTTGATGAGGCGCGTTATTTAATTTTTGCTACCAAAAACGGCATCGTTAAAAAGACGCTGCTTTCCGAGTATGCAAGTTCACGACGAACCGGCCTAATAGCTATAACCTTGAAAGATGATGATGAGCTGATAGGGGTTAGACTGGTTGATCGAAATGAGGAGATAATTTTAGGCACACACAACGGTATGAGCATAAGATTTTCAGTAAATGATGTAAGCTCAACGGGACGCACATCTCAGGGAGTCAAGGGCATCAATCTTCGTTCCGATGACAAAGTGGTGTCAATGGACATTGTTCGGGAAGGTCATGATGTGTTGGTTGTTACCGAAAAGGGTTTCGGTAAGCGCATTGACGAGAAGGAATTCAGATGTCAGGCACGGGGAGGCAGAGGCGTAATAATACAAAAGATAACCGATAAGACCGGACCACTGGCAGGGTTAAGAGTTGTTGGAGAAAATGATGAGATAATGCTCTGTACCAGCTCCGGAATTATGATTCGCCTTTTGACTTCTGAAATATCCAAAATGAGTAGGAATACAATGGGTGTAACATTGATAAAGCTTGAGCAGGACGATTTTTTAGCATCTATGGCGGTAGTTACTGAAGACTAAGATAAAAATTTTTCCGTGCAACCTTTTGCGTTAATGCTTAAAAATAAATACTTTTTAGGAGTATATAGGTTTGAAAAAAAAGGTAAATAAGCATATAGAAGCACCGCTTTTAGATATACTGAAAAAATATGCAAATACAGATTCAGTTAGATTCCATATGCCCGGCCATAAGGCAAGAGCAGCGGGGCATATATTTGAGGAATTTAAGCAAAATCTGTTCAAATGGGATGTTACGGAAATCCCGGGCCTGGATGACCTTCATCAGCCCAGAGGCCCTATAAAACGAGCACAAGAAAAGCTTGCTGAGCTTTATGGCGCAGACAAATCATTTTTTTTGGTAAATGGTGCTACATCAGGTGTTATTGCTATGATGGGAGCGGCAATCGCACCGGATGATGAAATTTTAATTTCCAGAGCAAGTCACAGGTCAGTCCTGTCAGGCTTAATTATCACAGGTGGGCGGCCGGTTTATGTAATGCCGGAACGATGGCAGGAGTTAGGCGTTTATACGCAAGTAAGTTCAAAGGCTGTAGCTAAAGCACTGGAACAAAATCCTAAAATCAAGGCAGTACTGCTGACAAATCCCGTATACCAGGGATTTTGCCCAGACCTTGGTGCAATTTCTAAGCTTGTCTGCAGCAGCAATAAGATTCTACTTGTGGATGAAGCCCACGGGCCGCACTTTGGTTTTAATTCCGGGCTTCCGATGTGTGCCGGTAAGGTTGCCGATGCATGGGTTCAAAGCCCTCACAAGATGCTGACATCTTTTACGCAAAGTGCCTGGCTGCATGTAAAAGGCAATAAAATTGACCAAAACCGCCTTCAGGATTTCTTACGTCTTATGACAACTACCAGCCCATCGTATATTTTAATGGCATCACTTGATGCATCACGAGCTGTAATGGAGCTTGATGGCAAAGCTTTAGCAAAAAGGGCTTTGGCTTTGGCTGATAAAGCAAGGTACGGCATCAACAAATTTACTCCGTTTTATTGTATAGGACCTGAGGTTAAGGGTAAAAACGGCATTTACGATATAGACTTATCTAGACTTATGGTAAATGTTTCGCAAGCAGGTTATACGGGATACCAGGTGGAAAAAATTCTTCGAAAGCGGTTTAAGATATACGCTGAATATGCGGATTTGTATAATATTTACTTTTTAATAACATTTTCTAATAACAGCAGAGATATAAACTGCCTTGTAAAAGCACTTTCCTCACTAAAAGCCAAAACAAAAATACCCAAATCCATAATTTGGCCGGATAAACTGCCTAATAAGGCATTAGAGCCGAAAACAGCTTTTTATTCTATCGGAGAATATGTGCCGTTGAAGCAATCCCTAGGACGTGTAATAAAAGAGGCATTGGTCCCGTATCCTCCCGGAGTACCACTGCTCATGCCCGGCGAGATTATGGAAAAAGAGCATATAGAGGTGTTAACCGCTCTATTAAAGTCCGGAGGCTACTGCCAGGGCGTAACTTCAGAAGGCTTTATCTGCGTGGTATCCAATGCCTAACTTATTGCTGTATAATTCTGTAAGATAATACCCACATAAAAAACCTTAATGAAAGCAAAGAGGAGATAGCGTGAAAGGTAAACTTATAACCATCGAAGGCCCTGATGGGGCAGGCAAGACTACCCAAGTAAAGAAAATCAGCGAATATTTAAGAACAAAGGGTTTTAAGGTATTGGTAACTCGAGAGCCGGGAGGCACTTCACTGGGAGAAAAACTTAGAAAACTGCTGCTGACTCTGGAAGGAGAAAGTCCGGTACCTGAGGCGGAAGCACTGATATATGCAGCTTCAAGAGCGCAACTTGTAAAAAAAGTTATTGTTCCGGCATTAGAAGACGGCTATATAGTCTTATGCGACAGATTTGTAGATTCAAGTTTGGCTTATCAAGGCTGGGCCAGAGGATTAGGAATAAAGGAACTTACGGATATCAACGGATGGTTTTTAAAAAATAATTGGCCGGACTTGACTATAATCCTTGATGTAGACCCAAGTCAGTCATTAAAACGACTTCGCAAAGAAAAGGATCGATTAGAAAGCGAGAACTTGGAATTTCATAAAAAAGTCAGAGAAGGATTTTTAAAGGTGCACAGCATGTACCCCAATAGAACAAGATTAGTAGATGCTTCCCAAAACCCGGAGCATGTATTTGAATCCGTATTGTTTGAGATTGAAAAATCAGGTATAATAAAAATATAATAAGCTGTTTTAATATTTTAAATAAACAATGACCCGACCTAAAAAAATTATCGGAAGGGGCGATAAATGTGAAACTCGTAATGGCGGTGGTACAAGACAATGATGCAGGCCGGTTGATTGAAAAATTAAGCCAAAAGAAATTTGGATTAACAAAGCTGGCAAGTACAGGAGGTTTTCTAAAAAGCGGTAACACAACACTGATGATTGGTGTAGAAGAGGAAAGGCTTGAAGAGCTTTTGGCTATCATAGAAAAAATGTGTAAGCCGAGGAAAAAAATTGTAACACCACTTCCGGCAGGCCCTGCTGATGCCTATGTACCATATCCGGTTGAAGTATTAGTAGGAGGTGCCACGGTTTTCATATTGGATGTGGAAAGGTTTGTTAAGGTATGAGAGTGAGCTTATCGCCGGAATTTGGTTTGCCTAAGGATTTATTAATTCATAAAGAGCAAAGCGGTCAGAAATTTTCCGAACAGTTAAATGTTGCTGAAAAGACCCATTTAAAATATCAAATGGATTTAGAGTTTAATGCAATTAATGAAATTGGCCAGCGACTTTGTAAAAAGATGTTACTTAAAGATTTAAAAGAGTATAGACAGAGGATAGCTGAGTTTTTAAAAATATGTATTTCTCAAGGTTTTTCTTTTAAGGAAAACTACTTTCAAACTCGCTATGGCCGCAGCAAAGTCCTGTCAATGATTAAAATTGTAAATCAAAAACTGATTGATTTGGCGCAAGAGCTGCTTTTGGAAAATAGGGATTCATTGAAGGTAATGGCTTTAGTCGATGAAATCAGCGGTTTGTTGCTTGATATTTATGCTTGAGGTGGTATATTGGATAACATATCACATGCTTATATTTTTTTAGGCGATGAGGAAGAAACGACACAAAAAGCTTTAAAACTGGCTCAAACCGCTAACTGTGAAAATACTAATATGGCTCCTTGCGGATTTTGCAGCACATGCAGGAAAATCCAAAGTCAGGTTTACCCCGATGTAATACATGTGCATCCGGATGGTGCTGCTATAAAAATTGAGCAAGTAAGAAAAATTATATTGGATTTAACAGAAAAACCCATGGAAGGCAATAAGAAGGTTTATATACTCCATGAGGCTCATACAATAACACCCCAAGCTCAGAATGCTCTACTCAAGACATTAGAAGAACCTTGCAGTGAAAGTATTATCATATTGCTTTCAAATAACATTAAACAGCTAATTCCTACGGTTGTATCCCGATGCCAAATTCAGGATTTTACCAAGGCAGAAGCAGAGCTGCTGCTTTCTGTTGAAAGCAGACAAAAGATTGCAGATATAATATTCAATACTATGCAAAAAGCTGGACATACTGAATTTGCTATATATGCAAGAGAGCTTTCCGATATTGAAGAAAAGATTGAGGAAGTATTGGAAGTTACTATTTCGCTTTTTAGAGATATGCTAATTGTAAAAACAAATGCCGATGCAGCACTCATAAATCAAGATTTAGAACCTATGATTTATAAGTATTCCTCAATACTTGCAACAGATTCTATGCTTAGGGCAATTGATGTCACTTACAGGCAATTAAAAGCTGCAAAATTTAGAGGAAATAAGAACTTAATTTGGTATAATTTACTTGTGGGCCTTAAGGAGGTATTTTAATTGGTAACAGTGGTGGGTGTTAGATTTAAAAAGGCCGGAAAGGTATATTATTTTAACCCCGGGGCTCTTGATATTGAAATCGGCGATAAAGTAATAGTTGAAACAAGCCGAGGCGTAGAATACGGTGAAGTTGTGACAGGCCCTAAGGATGTAAGAGACGAAGATATTATAACTCCACTGAAAGACGTGATGAGAAAAGCTACTTCGGAAGACGAGGCCATAGTCAAAAATAATGCGGCAGAGGCATTGGAAGCAGAAAGCATAGCTATTGAAAAAATAGAAAAACATGGTCTTGATATGAAACTGGTCGATGTAGAATACACCTTTGACAAGAGCAAGCTTATCTTTTATTTTACAGCAGATGGCAGAGTGGATTTTCGCGAACTGGTGAAAGATCTTGCATCGGTATTTCATACTAGAATAGAGCTTCGCCAAATCGGTGTAAGAGACGAAGCCAAAATGCTAGGCGGCATAGGCCCCTGCGGCCGATGTATATGCTGTTCTACATTTTTAGGCGAATTCGATCCGGTATCCATCAAAATGGCAAAACAGCAGAATCTGTCGCTAAATCCAGTGAAAATTTCAGGGCTGTGCGGCAGGCTCATGTGCTGCCTAAAATATGAGAGTGAATCGTATGAAGATAATTTAGTAGATTATCCGAATGTCGGAGATAGAGTAATAACTCCATACGGCGAAGGAACAGTGATTGCGGTATATAAACCGAAAGAAACGATTCAAGTTCAGATAGATGAGGGTAAGGAAATAATGGAATTCCCTGCGGAAGAAGTAGATATAGAGGAAGTATAGTTCTTGACAAAAGAATTATCAGCATATAATATATAAGACAATTATCTTTTTGGGTATATCCTCAATAAAAGGAGGGATTACAATGTTTTATTGGGATTACACCATGATTATCCTACTTCCTGCAATGATATTGGCTATTTACGCCCAGGCCAAGGTTACATCTACATTTGAAAGATATCTAAGAGTCCCTGCAAAAAGTGGGATGACAGGTGCTGATGTAGCCCGAGAAATATTGAAGCAGAGCGGTATTTATGATGTGTCTGTTCAAATACAGGGCGGCAGACTGTCTGACTATTATGATCCAAGGCGAAAAGTGTTAAAACTTTCCAGAGATGTTTATAACGGCAGCTCTCTTGCGGCTCTTGGAGTGGCTGCACATGAATGTGGGCACGCCATCCAACACAATGTGGGATATGCTCCGCTTGCCATTCGAAATGCTATTGTTCCGGCAGC comes from the Tepidanaerobacter acetatoxydans Re1 genome and includes:
- the dnaA gene encoding chromosomal replication initiator protein DnaA, with amino-acid sequence MSIDPLYLWQHVLKILSNELNNDMSFNTVLKPTRLAALEADTAIVEVPNDFIKSVIEKRYLNLIKDIFSSVLKQNINVVINVNPEGFGSEVLPDDSISLNEVSETKTLAEDTTPSLNQKYTFDTFVVGNSNRFAHAASQAVAQAPAKAYNPFFIYGGVGLGKTHLMHAIGHYILQQDPTCKVVYLSSEKFTNELINSIRDDKNVEFRNKYRTIDVLLIDDIQFIAGKERTQEEFFHTFNALHDANKQLVISSDRPPKEIPTLEERLRSRFEWGLITDIQPPDFETRIAILQKKAMMENLIVPNDVINFIATKIETNIRELEGALIRVVAYSSLTDCPIDIGLAEQVLKDILPDGKPKQVTSKQIVEEVGSYFSISPEEFKSKKRTKDLAFARQVAMYLCCELTDLSLPKIGEEFGGRDHTTVIHARDKITRDIQEDSQLSNAVESLKKKILYS
- the dnaN gene encoding DNA polymerase III subunit beta, with translation MKIVISRNELASGISAVEKFVPSKTPISILTGIKFSAYDDFLCLSATNLDMGIEYKIKNESDKLSILEGGSIVIGSKILSEIVRRISENTVEFDIRENKAYISSGQFNMVLPCFDAMDFPEISRNNSSDGIRLRQSMFKDMIKRTIYARADDTTSRPQLTGALIDYKDNILNMVALDGFRIAWCCEQLNETEASDIREFKTIVPGDTLLEISRIFEDDEQAYFELYASKNSVEFLTEKFLITSRVLDGDFIDYKTVMQIKPKTTAIVPTDELRLAVERASVLAREGNTNNLVKFYIAENSIEVQVETELGRITDKVLCSTEGEEMLIAFNAGFFIDALKTIFSPKIKLHFSDETGPCIITALETDNHKNFILPVRLRGDNS
- a CDS encoding RNA-binding S4 domain-containing protein, with the translated sequence MKEIFINTETINLDQFLKWSGIFSTGGEAKIAITEGNVKVNGEIETKRSRKLKVSDMVEVNGNRLLVNRR
- the recF gene encoding DNA replication/repair protein RecF (All proteins in this family for which functions are known are DNA-binding proteins that assist the filamentation of RecA onto DNA for the initiation of recombination or recombinational repair.), which gives rise to MYLYNLRLYDFRNFLELDLEFKNGINIFYGDNAQGKTNLLEAIYFITELRATRAFREQEVIRYDQPLAFLKGLFSTKAGDIDRQVTIYRNQKKEVKEGENKKSRWSELDPSISAVYFSPEDIDLVKGEPSLRRRFIDNLIYRIRPSFYKYLQGYQRVLTQRNTLLKTIKIKPGMTKTLDPWDEQLSELGSQLINERLKMLQRISSLSQDYFKTFTHKRNDLRISYRSEIDFSNPELIKADYKNKLILNREKDINRSFTSVGPHRDDIDFFIDGKNIKHYASQGQQRLTVLCLMFAQRNLLYTEKGEYPILLLDDVMSELDIHRRQLILGQENHQVFITTTDLKFIPEEILEKSFLYPIKAGTLG
- a CDS encoding DUF721 domain-containing protein — translated: MEKIGTILLSSLKKTCIDKRLMEARIFTSYESMVGEKISKISKPTFMQNNTLFIGVENHVWLYQLYLLKPDLMYKINSKLPYPLVKDIKFQIRNIKKSEKPKAEDIEVKDDEDIKIPETCMKVIYNISCDINDEDLRRSFTRLMIKDMKNKIKKGEKDCSSI
- the remB gene encoding extracellular matrix regulator RemB, whose protein sequence is MFIHIGGDEVVLTKDVIMILDKTALCAKDTSEFLQVSREEGFVTEDENLYNNVRENKKTAVILDKKILFSPISATTLSKRADFIKNLK